In the genome of Bacteroidota bacterium, one region contains:
- a CDS encoding long-chain fatty acid--CoA ligase has product MEVTRLFDLLPHYKENYKPKDDVLAAKENGEWVKYNIDQYIEISNNISYALLKLGVEKGDKIASISNNRPEWNFVDMAIMQIGAVHVPIYPTISESEYKYILNHAEVNYVFISSKTLLKKIEHISPNVPSLKGIYTFDKVPKANHLNDLLELGKKHSAPDLVKQIKSTIKTSDLVTLIYTSGTTGDPKGVMLTHNNIVSNILATRHIPPMGEEGRALSYLPLCHIYERMLTYMFQYVGISIYYAENIGTIADNIKEIRPDLMSSVPRLLEKVYDKIIMKGRKLKGIKKGIFFWAVNIGLKYELDNRNGFFYGIQLKIARKLVLSKWKAGLGGRFQLIVSGGAALQERLARVFTAAEIPILEGYGLTETSPVIAVSTLKKGERKFGAVGPIIPGVTVKIADDGEILCKGPNVMEGYYKQPELTAEVIDEEGWFHTGDLGVFEKEGQLKITGRKKEIFKTSFGKYISPQVLENKFNESPFIETTVVFGENQKYAAALIVPQFEHLRSWCGVKEIEYTTDAKMIKLPRIKKRIQKEIDFYNQFFGKTEQIAKIEILDKSFTVDSGELTAKMSLKRNTIAETYKEEIEKLFN; this is encoded by the coding sequence ATGGAAGTTACACGACTTTTTGATCTCCTACCTCATTATAAGGAGAATTATAAGCCAAAAGATGATGTTTTAGCCGCAAAAGAAAATGGGGAATGGGTAAAATATAACATTGACCAATATATTGAGATTTCGAACAACATCAGTTATGCATTACTTAAATTAGGTGTTGAAAAAGGAGACAAGATAGCCAGTATTTCGAACAACCGTCCTGAATGGAATTTTGTTGATATGGCAATCATGCAAATTGGGGCTGTTCATGTTCCGATTTATCCAACAATTAGTGAGTCGGAATACAAGTATATCTTAAATCATGCTGAAGTAAATTATGTGTTTATTTCCAGCAAAACACTCCTCAAAAAGATTGAACATATTTCACCCAATGTTCCAAGTTTAAAGGGCATTTACACTTTCGATAAGGTGCCAAAGGCAAATCATTTAAATGATTTACTTGAGCTAGGGAAAAAACATTCAGCTCCCGATTTGGTCAAACAAATCAAAAGCACTATTAAAACCAGTGATTTGGTCACCCTCATTTATACTTCAGGAACAACCGGAGACCCAAAAGGTGTGATGCTTACTCATAATAATATCGTAAGCAACATTCTTGCTACCCGACATATCCCACCGATGGGAGAAGAAGGCAGAGCATTAAGCTACTTGCCCCTTTGTCATATTTACGAAAGGATGTTAACCTATATGTTTCAATACGTTGGGATCTCGATTTATTATGCCGAAAACATTGGGACCATTGCTGATAATATCAAAGAAATAAGACCCGATTTGATGTCTTCAGTGCCACGGCTACTTGAAAAAGTTTATGATAAAATTATCATGAAGGGGCGAAAACTTAAAGGAATAAAAAAAGGTATTTTCTTCTGGGCAGTAAATATTGGGTTGAAATATGAATTAGATAACCGAAATGGATTTTTCTATGGTATCCAATTAAAAATTGCGCGTAAACTTGTTTTAAGTAAATGGAAAGCAGGATTAGGTGGGCGCTTTCAGCTGATTGTATCAGGTGGTGCTGCCTTGCAAGAGCGCTTAGCCCGTGTATTTACAGCTGCTGAAATCCCCATTCTTGAAGGATACGGACTTACCGAAACATCTCCGGTGATCGCAGTTTCAACCCTTAAAAAAGGTGAACGTAAATTCGGTGCAGTAGGTCCCATAATACCCGGAGTAACTGTAAAAATTGCCGATGACGGAGAAATTTTATGCAAAGGGCCCAATGTGATGGAAGGTTATTACAAGCAACCAGAGTTAACTGCCGAGGTCATTGATGAAGAAGGCTGGTTTCACACAGGCGATTTAGGTGTATTCGAAAAAGAAGGCCAACTTAAGATTACCGGACGTAAAAAAGAAATTTTCAAAACTTCTTTCGGTAAATACATCAGTCCACAGGTACTTGAAAATAAATTTAATGAATCTCCATTTATTGAAACTACAGTTGTATTTGGGGAAAATCAAAAATATGCAGCCGCATTGATCGTCCCGCAGTTTGAGCATTTAAGAAGCTGGTGCGGTGTCAAAGAAATTGAGTATACTACGGACGCTAAAATGATCAAACTACCAAGAATTAAGAAAAGAATTCAAAAAGAAATAGATTTTTATAACCAATTCTTTGGAAAGACTGAGCAGATCGCTAAAATTGAAATATTAGATAAATCTTTTACTGTAGATTCGGGAGAATTAACTGCAAAAATGAGTTTAAAAAGGAATACCATTGCTGAAACGTATAAAGAAGAGATAGAAAAATTATTTAATTAA
- a CDS encoding SDR family oxidoreductase produces MIKTALITGATSGIGKACAIKFAQNNYKLILTGRRDDRLQQLKTELTKNFKVEITTLTFDVRKREEVKSAIATLNGQTIDVLINNAGLAAGLDPIQSGSMDDWDQMIDTNVKGLLYITRNVAPMMIEKKSGHIINIGSIAGREVYPKGNVYCASKHAVDALTKGMRIDLLESGIKVTQIAPGAVETEFSMVRFKGNQQTADNVYKGFEPLHPEDIADVAFYVTTLPAHVNINDLLIMPTAQANGTTINRK; encoded by the coding sequence ATGATCAAAACTGCCCTCATTACCGGTGCAACAAGCGGAATTGGAAAAGCTTGTGCCATTAAATTTGCACAAAATAATTACAAACTGATCTTAACAGGCCGACGAGATGATCGTTTGCAACAGTTAAAAACAGAATTGACAAAAAATTTCAAAGTTGAAATTACCACATTAACTTTTGATGTAAGAAAAAGAGAAGAAGTTAAATCTGCAATTGCAACATTAAATGGGCAAACCATTGATGTACTGATCAACAATGCCGGACTAGCTGCAGGATTAGATCCAATACAATCGGGCAGCATGGACGATTGGGATCAAATGATCGATACCAATGTAAAAGGGCTTTTATATATTACCAGAAATGTTGCTCCAATGATGATTGAGAAAAAATCCGGCCATATTATTAATATCGGCTCCATTGCAGGTAGAGAGGTGTATCCGAAAGGAAATGTTTATTGCGCAAGTAAACATGCCGTTGACGCTCTAACCAAAGGCATGAGAATCGATTTATTGGAATCGGGCATCAAGGTTACACAAATAGCCCCCGGAGCTGTAGAAACAGAGTTTTCAATGGTTCGCTTTAAAGGCAATCAGCAAACTGCCGATAATGTTTATAAAGGATTTGAACCCTTACACCCTGAAGATATCGCCGATGTAGCTTTTTATGTAACAACACTACCCGCGCATGTGAATATCAATGATTTACTGATAATGCCAACAGCCCAGGCAAACGGGACGACCATTAATCGCAAATAG
- a CDS encoding TonB-dependent receptor, translating into MKKIILTLALAIAGFNIYAQTDTLWISGIEITAKRTPALYSEASRVVSVITKAEIKGAPVQSFADLLEYTMNVDVRQRGHHGVQADISIRGGSFDQTMILVNGIPFNDPQTGHHNADLPIDLESIERIEILEGPASRTFGPNAFSGAINIITIPSELNEVKIALSKGEYEFYSAAASLNTGNETLSNGLTFSKKGSGGYIENTDYQILNLFYLSQLKLKSNKLTFQAAYQDKSFGANSFYTPVYPNQYEQTKTRFISANWQNASKIKSDLSIYWKQHNDRFELFRSNPASWYSGHNYHQTQVYGLEETINIISGLGKSAFGTSYRREQILSNILGIQMDSPIAVRGEKDAFYKKKDHRDNLSFFIEHSYYTTKWSFSGGLLANYNSAFDWHWIPGVDLSYQLSNNLRLFSSVNKSFRLPTFTDLYYVGPTNIGNSDLKPEEAIAYEAGLKFINHEVAAEMAIFKRDGGNIIDWVRVADSLKWESKNITELSTTGIEVSVLLNSKFFQSQNLPINQLRLSYSYTDVSKQSGEYQSKYALDYLKHKFAISLSHPIIKYITINWQATYQDRAGSYFHFKDNKETAYAPFVLFDSKINWEIKNWDVYLEIANILNIDYFDIGNVMMPGRWIRFGLSTNLRLKK; encoded by the coding sequence ATGAAAAAAATCATCTTAACATTGGCATTGGCCATTGCAGGTTTTAATATATATGCACAAACAGATACCCTTTGGATTTCAGGAATTGAGATAACCGCAAAACGCACTCCTGCACTTTATTCTGAAGCATCAAGAGTAGTTTCGGTTATTACAAAAGCAGAGATTAAAGGAGCTCCGGTTCAAAGTTTTGCTGATTTGCTTGAATATACAATGAATGTTGATGTCCGCCAAAGAGGTCATCATGGTGTTCAGGCCGACATTAGTATCCGCGGTGGCTCATTCGATCAAACCATGATCCTGGTTAACGGGATTCCATTTAATGATCCTCAAACAGGTCATCACAACGCCGATTTACCCATAGATCTGGAATCGATTGAAAGAATTGAAATATTGGAAGGGCCTGCTTCCCGAACCTTTGGGCCAAATGCATTCAGTGGTGCCATCAATATCATCACCATTCCCTCCGAACTCAATGAGGTGAAAATAGCTTTGAGTAAAGGAGAGTATGAATTCTATAGTGCAGCAGCCTCATTAAATACAGGAAATGAAACTTTGTCAAATGGATTAACATTTTCTAAAAAAGGATCCGGAGGGTATATAGAAAATACGGATTACCAAATACTCAATCTTTTTTATCTGTCGCAATTAAAACTTAAAAGCAATAAACTAACTTTTCAGGCAGCCTATCAGGACAAATCATTTGGTGCCAACAGCTTCTATACTCCAGTATATCCAAATCAGTATGAACAAACCAAAACAAGGTTTATTTCTGCCAATTGGCAGAATGCCAGCAAAATAAAATCTGACTTATCTATTTATTGGAAACAGCACAACGATCGCTTTGAGCTTTTTCGTAGCAATCCGGCAAGTTGGTATAGCGGCCATAACTATCACCAAACTCAGGTTTACGGTTTGGAAGAAACAATAAATATTATTTCAGGGTTGGGGAAATCTGCTTTTGGTACTTCTTACCGACGGGAACAAATTTTAAGTAATATTTTAGGGATTCAGATGGATTCTCCTATTGCAGTTAGGGGAGAAAAGGATGCCTTCTACAAAAAGAAGGATCATCGCGATAATTTATCATTTTTTATTGAGCATAGTTACTATACCACAAAATGGAGTTTTTCAGGAGGCTTACTTGCCAACTATAATTCGGCTTTTGATTGGCACTGGATTCCCGGTGTTGACTTAAGTTATCAATTAAGCAACAATCTCAGGTTATTTAGTTCGGTAAATAAATCATTTCGTTTACCAACCTTTACCGACCTTTATTATGTAGGCCCTACAAATATTGGAAACTCCGATCTGAAACCAGAGGAAGCAATCGCTTACGAAGCCGGTTTAAAATTTATCAATCATGAAGTGGCTGCTGAAATGGCAATATTTAAAAGAGATGGGGGAAATATCATTGATTGGGTTAGGGTTGCCGATAGTTTAAAATGGGAAAGTAAAAATATTACCGAACTTTCAACCACCGGAATTGAAGTTTCTGTTTTACTAAATTCTAAATTTTTTCAAAGTCAAAATCTTCCAATAAATCAGTTACGCCTGAGTTATTCATATACTGATGTTAGCAAACAAAGTGGGGAATATCAGTCGAAATATGCTTTGGATTATTTAAAACATAAATTTGCTATCAGTCTTTCACATCCAATCATTAAATATATAACCATCAATTGGCAAGCAACTTATCAGGACAGGGCGGGATCTTATTTCCATTTCAAAGATAATAAGGAAACAGCTTATGCTCCGTTTGTATTATTTGATTCCAAGATTAATTGGGAAATTAAAAATTGGGATGTATATTTGGAAATAGCTAACATACTTAACATCGATTATTTTGATATTGGAAACGTGATGATGCCAGGTAGATGGATTCGTTTCGGGTTATCAACTAATCTAAGATTAAAAAAATAA
- the purL gene encoding phosphoribosylformylglycinamidine synthase, whose product MIHFFQAKSNYFYLVSTSSSLSKTDHKKLTWLFEDAQYIAEEGLKGYFIGPRKEMITPWSTNAVEITQNMGIQGINRIEQFKQVENKKVAHDPMLEVLYNELDQKTFEIELQPEPIIYIDDINTYNKAEGLALSQDEVEYLAGVSEKIGRKLTDSEVYGFAQVNSEHCRHKIFNGTFIIDGEEKKESLFALIKKTSKVNPNTLVSAYKDNVAFILGPRVEQFAPATQDKPDYFRIKDIDTVISLKAETHNFPTTVEPFNGASTGTGGEIRDRMAGGKGSLPIAGTAVYMTSYPRLEKNRVWEQKTQERLWLYQTPEEILIKASNGASDFGNKFGQPLICGSLLTFEHEENNKYYGYDKVIMLAGGIGFGIKDDSLKGKVEEGDIIVVLGGDNYRIGMGGGAVSSVATGEYGNAIELNAVQRANPEMQKRVLNAIRGLVESDHNSIVSIHDHGAGGHLNSLSELVEDTGGTIDLSKLPVGDPTLSAKEIIGNESQERMGLIIKQKDYALLERIAQRERAPIYAVGVARGDQHFVFQAPDKNPMDLDLKYLFGKPPKTVLVDFSTQANFKDIAPDSSNIKNDIENLLQLEAVACKDWLTNKVDRSVTGKVAMQQCAGTIQLPLNNLGVVALDYQGVKGIATAIGHAPVAALVDPVKGSLLSIAEALTNIIWAPIKDDIRGISLSANWMWPAKNAGEDARLYTAVEAVSDFACKLGINIPTGKDSLSMTQKYEGGSVVYAPGTVIISSAAEIENIRKVISPVLKKEEESTIIYIDFSKDHYQLGGSSYAQLQNKLGVTTPGIKDFEYFKNTFNGIQKLIKKELILAGHDISAGGMVTTLLEMTFGRNDIGLNIDLSEIVEQDISKILFSENPGIIIQVKDFNPVSQILKENNIDFLKIGSIANERTLKIKHQNHQYSLNINQLRDLWFKTSYLFDRKQCGEDHALARYKNYKETELTFKFPAHFTGKASQYQINLNRRKPSGIKAAIIREKGVNGDREMAYVMYLAGLDVKDVHMTDLISGRETLEDVNLIVFVGGFSNSDVLGSAKGWAGAFLYNEKAKKALDNFYARKDTLSLGVCNGCQLMMELNLVYPEHEQRAKMLHNGSGKFEAGFINVDILENDSIMLKTLAGSRLGIHVAHGEGKFQFPYTEDKYKITSKYSYNSYPANPNDSQYAAAAICSVDGRHLVMMPHLERAFMPWHWPEYPEDRKSDEITPWIEAFVNAREWIKEKTR is encoded by the coding sequence ATGATTCATTTTTTTCAGGCCAAATCAAATTATTTTTATTTAGTTAGTACAAGCAGTTCCTTATCAAAAACTGATCATAAAAAGTTAACATGGCTTTTTGAGGATGCCCAATATATTGCTGAAGAAGGTTTGAAAGGATATTTCATCGGACCAAGAAAAGAGATGATTACTCCCTGGAGCACCAATGCTGTTGAAATTACCCAAAATATGGGAATCCAAGGCATTAACCGAATCGAGCAATTCAAGCAGGTTGAAAATAAAAAAGTTGCCCACGATCCTATGCTTGAAGTTTTATATAACGAACTTGACCAGAAAACATTTGAGATCGAATTACAACCTGAACCCATTATTTATATTGATGACATAAACACTTATAACAAGGCAGAAGGGCTTGCTCTAAGTCAAGATGAAGTTGAATATTTAGCTGGAGTTAGTGAAAAAATTGGCAGAAAATTAACCGATAGCGAAGTTTACGGATTCGCTCAGGTAAATTCCGAACATTGTCGTCACAAGATCTTCAATGGTACTTTTATTATTGATGGAGAAGAAAAGAAAGAATCATTATTCGCTCTGATTAAAAAAACTTCAAAAGTAAATCCGAATACACTGGTTTCAGCATACAAAGATAATGTGGCTTTTATTTTAGGCCCTCGTGTCGAACAATTCGCACCCGCCACTCAGGACAAACCGGATTATTTTCGGATTAAAGATATTGACACTGTTATTTCACTTAAGGCAGAAACCCATAATTTTCCTACCACAGTTGAACCATTTAACGGTGCATCGACCGGAACCGGAGGCGAAATTCGCGACAGGATGGCCGGTGGAAAAGGGAGCTTACCAATTGCAGGAACTGCGGTTTATATGACATCCTATCCCCGATTGGAAAAAAACCGGGTTTGGGAACAAAAAACACAGGAAAGACTCTGGCTATATCAAACTCCTGAAGAAATTTTAATTAAAGCCTCAAATGGCGCTAGTGATTTTGGAAATAAATTCGGACAACCACTGATTTGTGGCAGTTTACTAACCTTTGAACACGAAGAAAACAACAAATATTATGGTTACGACAAAGTAATCATGCTTGCCGGAGGAATTGGATTTGGGATAAAAGATGACAGTTTGAAAGGAAAAGTTGAAGAAGGCGACATCATCGTTGTTTTAGGTGGCGATAATTACCGCATTGGAATGGGTGGTGGAGCTGTTTCATCAGTAGCTACAGGAGAATACGGGAATGCCATTGAATTAAATGCCGTTCAGCGTGCCAATCCGGAGATGCAAAAAAGAGTGTTAAATGCCATTCGGGGTTTGGTCGAATCAGACCATAACAGCATTGTTTCAATTCATGATCATGGCGCAGGCGGGCACCTCAACAGTCTTTCCGAATTGGTTGAAGATACAGGTGGAACAATTGATCTAAGCAAACTTCCTGTAGGCGATCCAACCTTATCAGCAAAAGAAATAATTGGGAACGAATCGCAGGAGCGAATGGGGCTGATTATCAAACAAAAAGATTACGCTTTACTCGAAAGAATTGCCCAGAGGGAAAGAGCACCCATTTATGCTGTAGGTGTGGCACGTGGCGATCAGCATTTTGTTTTTCAAGCTCCTGATAAAAATCCTATGGATTTGGATCTGAAATATTTATTCGGAAAGCCACCCAAAACAGTGCTTGTTGATTTTTCAACTCAGGCAAATTTTAAAGATATTGCACCTGATTCGTCGAATATTAAAAATGATATCGAGAACCTTTTGCAATTAGAAGCAGTAGCTTGTAAAGATTGGCTCACCAACAAAGTCGACCGTTCGGTTACCGGTAAAGTGGCGATGCAACAATGTGCAGGTACTATTCAACTACCTCTAAATAATTTAGGTGTTGTTGCTCTGGATTATCAGGGTGTAAAAGGAATTGCCACAGCAATTGGTCACGCACCCGTTGCAGCTTTGGTCGATCCGGTAAAAGGATCACTTTTATCCATTGCCGAAGCACTTACCAATATTATCTGGGCTCCCATTAAAGATGATATTCGTGGCATTTCGTTGAGCGCGAACTGGATGTGGCCCGCGAAAAATGCAGGTGAAGATGCCAGGCTTTACACCGCGGTTGAAGCCGTCAGTGATTTTGCATGCAAACTTGGGATTAATATCCCGACTGGTAAAGATTCTTTATCAATGACCCAAAAATATGAAGGTGGATCGGTGGTTTATGCACCCGGAACGGTTATTATTTCATCAGCAGCCGAAATTGAAAATATCCGTAAAGTAATTAGTCCTGTGCTTAAAAAGGAAGAAGAATCGACGATTATTTACATCGATTTCAGCAAAGATCATTATCAATTGGGAGGAAGCAGTTACGCTCAACTTCAGAATAAATTAGGGGTTACAACACCCGGTATTAAAGATTTTGAATATTTTAAAAATACCTTTAATGGTATTCAAAAACTTATAAAAAAGGAATTAATATTAGCCGGTCATGATATTTCAGCAGGTGGAATGGTGACAACTTTGTTGGAGATGACCTTTGGCAGAAATGATATCGGACTAAATATTGATTTGTCAGAAATCGTTGAACAAGATATCTCAAAAATTTTATTCAGCGAAAATCCTGGCATCATTATTCAGGTAAAGGATTTTAACCCGGTCTCACAAATATTAAAAGAAAACAATATTGATTTTCTTAAAATCGGGTCTATTGCAAATGAACGTACTTTAAAAATCAAGCACCAAAATCATCAATATTCATTAAACATTAATCAATTAAGGGATCTTTGGTTTAAAACTTCGTACCTGTTTGATCGCAAGCAATGCGGTGAAGATCATGCACTCGCGCGTTATAAAAATTACAAGGAAACCGAACTTACATTTAAATTTCCTGCTCATTTTACAGGGAAAGCAAGTCAATACCAAATTAACCTCAACAGAAGAAAACCAAGCGGAATAAAAGCCGCAATCATCCGGGAAAAAGGCGTAAATGGTGACCGTGAAATGGCTTACGTCATGTATCTTGCAGGATTGGATGTTAAAGATGTGCACATGACCGATTTAATTTCGGGAAGAGAAACTTTGGAAGATGTTAATTTGATTGTTTTTGTGGGGGGGTTCTCAAATTCAGATGTACTGGGATCGGCTAAAGGTTGGGCAGGTGCATTTTTATACAACGAAAAAGCCAAAAAAGCTCTCGATAATTTTTATGCACGAAAGGACACTTTAAGTTTAGGTGTTTGCAATGGTTGTCAGTTAATGATGGAATTAAACCTAGTTTATCCTGAACATGAGCAACGAGCTAAAATGCTTCATAATGGATCGGGTAAATTTGAAGCCGGATTTATTAATGTCGATATTCTTGAAAACGACTCAATTATGCTAAAAACACTTGCAGGTAGTCGTCTGGGAATCCATGTTGCCCATGGTGAAGGCAAATTCCAATTCCCTTATACAGAAGACAAATATAAAATCACTTCCAAATACAGCTATAACTCCTATCCTGCCAATCCGAACGATTCTCAATATGCTGCGGCAGCAATTTGTTCAGTTGATGGTCGTCACTTAGTGATGATGCCTCATCTCGAGCGGGCATTTATGCCTTGGCATTGGCCGGAATATCCTGAAGATAGAAAATCTGATGAGATTACACCCTGGATTGAAGCATTTGTAAATGCAAGGGAATGGATTAAAGAAAAAACTAGATAA
- a CDS encoding cation diffusion facilitator family transporter has protein sequence MIPTKGHAIKKASWISIFGNAILSILKIVIGFISGSLAVVADGIDSASDIITSIIILVTSKIISKPPNVRFAYGYEKADTIASKILSFIIFFAGAQLAISTGTKIIENELREMPNPIALYVTVVSIIGKLLLALYQFKVGKRVNSSMLIANAKNMQNDVIISISVLIGLVFTFIFKMPILDIITAFAVSGWIMWVAIKIFIQSNTELMDGILDTSVYKLVFAAALEVDGVYNPHRVRIRQINNAYMISIDIEVDGSFTVSESHNISHEVGENIKKKIENVYDIVVHIEPLGTIDKGEKYGVSNKDFQK, from the coding sequence ATGATCCCGACAAAAGGACATGCCATCAAAAAAGCATCCTGGATAAGTATTTTCGGGAATGCCATTTTATCAATACTTAAAATTGTAATTGGTTTTATCTCAGGTAGTTTAGCTGTTGTTGCTGATGGGATCGACTCAGCAAGTGATATTATTACTTCAATTATTATTTTAGTAACCTCTAAAATAATTTCCAAACCTCCGAATGTACGTTTTGCCTATGGATACGAAAAAGCGGATACCATTGCTTCAAAAATATTATCTTTTATTATCTTTTTCGCCGGAGCGCAGCTGGCCATTTCAACAGGGACCAAAATAATCGAGAATGAACTTAGGGAAATGCCCAACCCCATTGCACTTTACGTTACTGTTGTATCTATTATAGGTAAATTGTTACTCGCACTTTATCAATTTAAAGTTGGTAAAAGAGTCAACAGTTCGATGCTAATCGCAAATGCCAAAAACATGCAAAACGACGTAATCATTTCTATATCAGTTCTAATTGGCCTCGTTTTCACCTTTATTTTCAAAATGCCGATTCTTGATATCATAACCGCCTTTGCAGTAAGTGGGTGGATCATGTGGGTTGCCATCAAAATATTCATTCAAAGCAATACTGAATTAATGGACGGGATATTGGATACCTCCGTATATAAACTTGTATTTGCTGCTGCTTTGGAAGTGGATGGGGTTTATAACCCTCACAGGGTAAGAATCAGGCAAATAAATAATGCCTACATGATCTCCATTGATATCGAAGTTGATGGTTCATTTACTGTGAGCGAGTCGCATAATATATCTCATGAAGTTGGAGAAAATATCAAGAAAAAAATTGAAAATGTTTATGACATAGTAGTCCATATTGAACCTTTAGGCACCATTGATAAGGGTGAAAAATATGGCGTTTCAAATAAAGACTTTCAAAAATAA
- a CDS encoding carboxymuconolactone decarboxylase family protein yields the protein MNKDIPAHYQKIKKLHPEYIAAVEALGETLKNTGPLDEALAQFLQLAASIAIKSEGATHSHTRQLVELGFSPNEIRHAVILLSNTLGFPSVMAGLSWVNDILENK from the coding sequence ATGAATAAAGACATTCCTGCACATTATCAAAAAATAAAGAAACTACATCCCGAATATATCGCAGCTGTTGAAGCCTTAGGTGAAACTTTAAAAAATACAGGGCCATTGGATGAAGCATTAGCTCAATTCTTACAACTTGCCGCATCCATTGCCATTAAATCAGAAGGAGCTACACACAGTCATACCCGTCAATTGGTTGAACTTGGATTTTCACCTAATGAAATTCGACATGCTGTTATTCTGCTATCTAACACCCTTGGATTTCCAAGTGTAATGGCCGGTCTAAGCTGGGTTAACGATATACTCGAAAACAAATGA